One Solibacillus sp. FSL R7-0668 genomic region harbors:
- a CDS encoding type IV secretory system conjugative DNA transfer family protein, which translates to MDTLRAGEPVIWGGSDCFTHLLICGPTRSGKSATIIKQQIFQILRQKARGVEVGLSVIEPKGDLADFVVECCEVMGLDYTHIDPTKEHSARFNVMEGNIEDVAEAAVVVLKGLFGRQEAFFATIQELSTRNVTKLLKTLYDDELDISDVLLTLRDEKILKKRVRELREKDPTHDLVHFFENELLGSEKQAQVYRQFILGLRAQLENILSNHNLRKIMTGKSSIDIDTHFETGGVLAVNTALGLLRTSGDAFGQFVTMHLQNGTFRRKGSERSRMPHFLIIDEYSRYMNPDVEIFLSLAAEYKVSATLAIQSLGQLAVESGKLSAQNMKRSILTNCRSKICFGGVSMEDAKEFAEEFGKDKVTLRQSMYEHRLLIPSFFPKSYRDQEAEEFRFDPTDIADGLGRFEYIHKLMVGGVPQKPGVARGEFIPANWQKRRSWESKWARFKGLFRRKRGVPAEQPEPLAEKIEEPIVEPPLEPVVEEVTEPLASVELPVQETETSNEPKELQAEALERPNYEIEDEHPDMRTVDPTPLLRKKKPHVKLEDEDFWKS; encoded by the coding sequence GTGGATACATTACGTGCCGGCGAGCCGGTCATATGGGGAGGAAGTGATTGCTTTACGCATTTACTCATTTGCGGACCCACACGATCCGGGAAAAGTGCCACCATCATCAAGCAGCAAATCTTTCAAATTTTAAGACAGAAGGCACGTGGCGTTGAGGTCGGCTTATCGGTCATCGAACCTAAGGGCGACCTCGCTGATTTTGTCGTGGAGTGCTGTGAGGTGATGGGGCTCGATTACACACACATTGACCCAACGAAAGAACATTCAGCGCGCTTTAACGTTATGGAGGGCAATATTGAGGACGTGGCGGAGGCAGCTGTGGTCGTCTTAAAGGGCTTGTTTGGACGACAGGAAGCGTTCTTTGCGACGATTCAAGAGCTATCGACGCGTAACGTCACAAAGCTGTTAAAAACGCTGTATGATGACGAACTCGATATTAGTGATGTACTGCTAACACTACGAGATGAGAAAATTTTAAAAAAACGTGTACGCGAATTGAGAGAGAAAGACCCAACCCATGACCTTGTGCATTTCTTTGAAAATGAGCTGCTCGGTAGTGAAAAGCAGGCACAGGTGTACAGACAGTTTATTTTAGGTTTACGTGCACAGCTTGAAAATATTTTATCAAACCACAACCTACGCAAAATCATGACGGGGAAATCCTCGATTGATATTGATACGCATTTTGAAACAGGCGGGGTCTTAGCGGTGAATACAGCCCTCGGACTACTGCGAACAAGCGGGGATGCATTTGGCCAGTTTGTCACGATGCATTTGCAAAACGGCACGTTTAGACGAAAGGGCAGTGAACGCTCGCGTATGCCTCACTTTTTAATCATTGATGAATATTCGCGTTACATGAACCCAGATGTGGAGATCTTTTTATCTCTTGCAGCGGAATATAAGGTTTCAGCGACACTCGCCATTCAGTCACTTGGGCAGCTAGCCGTGGAATCGGGTAAGCTGTCTGCCCAAAATATGAAACGTTCCATTTTGACGAACTGCCGTAGCAAAATTTGCTTTGGCGGTGTATCTATGGAAGATGCAAAAGAATTTGCGGAAGAATTCGGAAAGGATAAGGTGACGCTCAGGCAGTCAATGTATGAGCATCGTTTATTGATACCAAGCTTTTTCCCTAAAAGCTACCGTGATCAAGAGGCAGAGGAATTTCGTTTTGATCCAACCGATATCGCAGACGGGCTAGGTCGCTTTGAATACATTCATAAGCTAATGGTCGGTGGTGTCCCGCAAAAGCCAGGCGTCGCACGTGGAGAGTTTATTCCGGCGAACTGGCAAAAGAGGCGTTCTTGGGAGAGCAAATGGGCTCGATTTAAGGGTTTGTTTAGACGAAAAAGAGGTGTCCCTGCCGAACAGCCAGAGCCACTAGCTGAAAAAATTGAAGAACCAATTGTGGAACCTCCTTTAGAACCTGTAGTGGAAGAGGTAACCGAACCACTTGCTTCAGTAGAACTACCTGTACAGGAAACTGAAACAAGTAATGAACCAAAGGAGCTACAAGCGGAAGCACTAGAGCGACCAAATTATGAAATCGAGGACGAGCATCCTGATATGCGGACTGTGGACCCAACGCCACTGCTGCGTAAGAAGAAACCACACGTGAAGCTAGAGGATGAGGATTTTTGGAAAAGTTGA
- a CDS encoding S1 RNA-binding domain-containing protein, with amino-acid sequence MTEHTTQGRLLEGFDPKRIRHLGQEEQEQDWSQIFNSYQNDFILEAELEGFEKISEKTCGVAYLDNIRILIPVELSGYATYKEFREYAGLRISFIVKEFDQDKGVVIGSRKEALAKKAEITRRKLKEGDVILSVVRRILAKEAILDIGGIEVSLPVMEIRHGWIQSIQQELSVGDVIEVKVLAVTDTGVTVSAKALQQDPWESDVIDRFKVGNEYMGRVTGTADFGNFINLAQGVDAIAPHLKFEHVKMNDRVLVRIRHIDRKERRIVSRIVKVGT; translated from the coding sequence ATGACAGAGCATACAACACAAGGACGCTTATTAGAGGGCTTTGACCCGAAGCGTATTCGCCACTTGGGACAAGAAGAACAGGAGCAGGATTGGTCACAAATTTTCAACTCTTATCAAAATGACTTTATTTTAGAGGCAGAGCTAGAAGGCTTTGAAAAGATTTCAGAAAAAACATGCGGTGTGGCGTACTTAGATAACATACGTATTTTAATCCCGGTGGAGTTGTCAGGCTACGCAACGTATAAGGAATTTCGTGAATACGCAGGGCTGCGAATTAGCTTTATCGTCAAAGAGTTTGATCAGGACAAGGGCGTTGTCATCGGCTCACGTAAGGAGGCACTTGCGAAAAAAGCGGAAATTACGCGTCGTAAGCTAAAAGAAGGGGACGTCATTTTAAGTGTCGTGCGTCGCATTTTAGCCAAAGAGGCGATTTTAGATATTGGTGGTATTGAAGTAAGCCTACCCGTTATGGAAATTCGCCATGGCTGGATTCAGTCGATTCAGCAGGAGCTTTCGGTCGGTGACGTAATTGAAGTAAAAGTGTTAGCGGTAACGGATACCGGAGTGACAGTTAGTGCCAAAGCGTTGCAGCAGGACCCGTGGGAATCGGATGTGATTGATCGTTTTAAAGTCGGCAACGAGTACATGGGACGTGTCACAGGAACAGCGGATTTCGGGAATTTCATTAACTTAGCACAAGGTGTAGATGCAATTGCACCGCATTTAAAGTTTGAACACGTGAAAATGAATGACCGAGTGCTCGTACGGATTCGTCATATTGACCGTAAGGAGCGCCGTATCGTCTCACGCATTGTAAAGGTGGGGACGTAA
- a CDS encoding UPF0489 family protein, with translation MINLRNENWVVKHIEKPIYLMVNHKWAFIIWEYNKIKKFIKEHACLVHVDTHLDDVPELVLNQNVILASTPQDLVDIVNYEQGEDRYEPELRMDNFIIPSFLRGTIQDIIYVSNPENKKEATTKEITVEDMSEDANELMLFKCFKLINGQEKSISRFMGVQDFISKTVSFKEKQHEILDLDLDYFNNSLLYRTADLKNEDVIFSDLAALKAYTDWDLITVALSPDFCGEDQDCLYLLELFLKVFDLNLSEFKVWSI, from the coding sequence ATGATTAATTTGAGGAATGAAAACTGGGTAGTAAAACATATAGAAAAGCCGATATACTTAATGGTTAACCATAAATGGGCATTTATCATATGGGAGTATAACAAAATCAAAAAGTTTATTAAAGAGCATGCTTGCTTAGTGCACGTAGATACACATTTAGATGATGTACCTGAATTAGTTCTCAATCAAAATGTAATATTAGCCTCTACACCACAAGATTTAGTTGACATTGTAAATTATGAGCAAGGTGAAGACAGGTATGAACCTGAACTTCGTATGGATAATTTTATAATCCCTAGTTTTTTAAGAGGAACTATACAAGACATTATTTATGTCAGCAATCCTGAAAATAAAAAAGAGGCAACAACTAAAGAAATTACGGTTGAAGATATGTCTGAAGATGCAAATGAGCTAATGCTTTTCAAATGTTTTAAATTAATTAATGGGCAAGAAAAGTCAATTTCACGTTTTATGGGTGTACAAGATTTTATTTCAAAAACTGTTTCCTTTAAAGAAAAACAGCATGAAATTTTGGATTTAGACTTAGACTATTTTAACAATTCTCTTCTTTATCGTACCGCTGATTTAAAAAATGAAGACGTCATTTTTTCAGATTTAGCCGCTTTAAAAGCATACACAGATTGGGATTTGATTACAGTGGCACTTTCTCCCGATTTTTGCGGTGAAGATCAAGATTGTTTATATCTTTTAGAGCTATTTTTAAAGGTCTTTGATTTAAATTTAAGTGAATTTAAAGTATGGTCAATTTAA
- a CDS encoding DUF2188 domain-containing protein: MGKNQHVTLNKNGGWNVKGAGNAKATVNVSTQKEAIKIATGIAKNQKSEVVIHNREGKIREKNSYGNDPYPQKG; the protein is encoded by the coding sequence ATGGGAAAAAATCAACATGTAACACTTAATAAAAATGGAGGTTGGAATGTTAAAGGGGCTGGGAATGCTAAAGCAACAGTTAATGTTTCAACTCAAAAAGAGGCAATAAAAATTGCAACAGGCATAGCAAAGAATCAAAAAAGCGAAGTTGTTATTCATAATCGTGAAGGCAAAATTCGTGAGAAAAATAGTTACGGAAACGATCCGTATCCACAGAAAGGTTGA
- a CDS encoding nucleotidyltransferase domain-containing protein produces MKMNSTLNGNKMVFTEDMLNNYAQPLSATEDQQCQNAIRMVIDAIKPLGFSETRSAVERMYGESHAYYQELKSNYGSRKIKVFLQGSYANNTNVRTQSDVDIAVVEEDIFQTAYRSGVTDSNYGFVTASPRTKTFKDEVEDALKSKFGSDVERKNKSIKINGNTYRKDADGVPCRRHKDFRWDFGNDPNNYVGGIVIIADSGERIINYPEQHIKNGKEKNTATNFYYKKMVRIIKKMKYLMCEQGIDSADKVSSFALESLMWNIPNEKYLEFKDYRKVYMFDNLIEYLYSNQYNLATYKEANGIKDLCPTQEFMTNIKNFINDLRQFYGYR; encoded by the coding sequence ATGAAAATGAACTCAACTTTAAACGGAAATAAAATGGTGTTTACTGAGGATATGCTAAATAATTATGCACAACCTTTGAGTGCGACAGAAGATCAACAATGTCAAAATGCTATTAGGATGGTAATTGACGCAATTAAGCCTTTAGGATTTAGTGAAACAAGAAGTGCTGTTGAGCGAATGTATGGTGAATCTCACGCTTACTACCAAGAATTAAAATCAAACTACGGTAGTAGGAAAATAAAAGTGTTCTTACAGGGTTCTTATGCTAATAATACAAATGTTCGAACTCAAAGTGATGTAGATATTGCTGTTGTTGAAGAAGATATTTTCCAAACAGCTTATCGTTCTGGTGTTACTGATTCTAATTATGGTTTTGTTACTGCTAGCCCTAGAACGAAAACTTTTAAAGATGAAGTGGAAGACGCATTAAAAAGTAAATTCGGTTCAGATGTAGAAAGAAAAAATAAATCTATAAAAATCAATGGCAACACTTATAGAAAAGATGCTGACGGTGTTCCATGTAGAAGACATAAGGATTTTAGGTGGGATTTCGGTAATGACCCGAATAACTATGTTGGAGGCATTGTTATAATCGCTGATTCTGGTGAAAGAATAATCAATTACCCAGAGCAGCATATTAAAAATGGAAAAGAAAAAAATACAGCAACGAATTTTTATTATAAAAAGATGGTCCGTATCATAAAGAAAATGAAATATTTAATGTGTGAACAAGGTATTGATTCAGCAGATAAAGTGAGCTCATTTGCTTTGGAATCTTTAATGTGGAATATACCGAATGAAAAATATTTGGAGTTCAAGGATTATCGAAAAGTATATATGTTTGATAACTTAATAGAGTATCTTTATTCAAATCAGTATAATCTTGCAACTTATAAAGAAGCTAACGGTATTAAAGATTTATGTCCTACTCAAGAATTTATGACTAATATAAAAAATTTCATAAACGATCTTCGTCAATTTTACGGGTATCGATAA